One genomic window of Vibrio mangrovi includes the following:
- the fliR gene encoding flagellar biosynthetic protein FliR: MEYPASLILDWIATYFWPLTRISAMLMVMTVTGARFVTARIRLYLALAITLALMPAIPAVPQNIELVSLQGFMITFEQIVIGVAMGTITQFMVQTFVMLGQIIGMQSSLGFASMVDPANGQNTPLLGQFFMFLATMFFLGSDGHLKLIQLIGFSFKTLPIGQGGLTSVDFRELALWFGIMFKVALTMSLSGIIALLTVNLSFGVMTRAAPQLNIFSLGFAFALMVGLLLCWYIVTGLYSHYEIFWEQGEAQICRFIRLDCQAP, encoded by the coding sequence ATGGAATATCCGGCAAGCCTGATTTTAGACTGGATAGCAACATACTTCTGGCCGCTTACCCGGATATCGGCAATGCTGATGGTGATGACGGTGACCGGGGCTCGTTTTGTGACGGCCCGAATTCGTCTTTATCTTGCCCTTGCGATTACGTTGGCACTGATGCCGGCCATTCCTGCGGTTCCCCAAAATATTGAGCTGGTTTCCCTTCAGGGCTTTATGATCACCTTCGAGCAGATTGTGATCGGTGTGGCTATGGGCACCATTACTCAGTTTATGGTCCAGACATTTGTCATGCTGGGGCAGATCATCGGGATGCAGTCGAGTCTGGGTTTTGCATCAATGGTGGATCCGGCTAATGGTCAGAATACGCCGTTGCTTGGTCAGTTCTTTATGTTTCTGGCTACCATGTTCTTTTTAGGCAGTGATGGTCATTTGAAACTGATTCAACTGATTGGTTTTAGCTTCAAGACATTACCTATTGGTCAGGGTGGATTAACATCGGTAGATTTTCGTGAGCTGGCCTTATGGTTTGGTATCATGTTCAAAGTTGCCCTGACCATGTCACTTTCTGGAATCATTGCTTTGTTGACCGTGAATCTCTCATTCGGGGTCATGACCCGGGCTGCACCTCAGTTGAATATCTTTTCCCTCGGTTTTGCTTTTGCGCTCATGGTTGGATTACTGCTTTGTTGGTATATTGTCACGGGTCTTTATAGTCATTATGAGATCTTCTGGGAGCAGGGAGAAGCCCAAATCTGTCGATTTATTCGACTGGATTGTCAGGCACCTTAA
- the aroC gene encoding chorismate synthase, translating to MAGNSIGQHFRVTTFGESHGLALGCIVDGCPPGLELTEADLQGDLDRRRPGTSRYTTQRREPDEVKILSGVFEGKTTGTSIGLLIENTDQRSKDYSDIKDKFRPGHADYTYHQKYGIRDYRGGGRSSARETAMRVAAGAVAKKYLRQEFGIEIRAYLAQMGDISIEKVDWAEIENNAFFCPDVDKVEQFDALIRDLKKQGDSIGAKIQVVATQVPVGLGEPVFDRLDADIAHALMSINAVKGVEIGDGFAVVQQKGSQHRDTLSPDGFGSNHAGGVLGGISTGQDIVANIALKPTSSITVPGDTITKAGEKTQLITKGRHDPCVGIRAVPIAEAMLAIVLMDHLLRHRGQNQNVTTETPKI from the coding sequence ATGGCAGGAAATAGTATCGGGCAACATTTTCGTGTAACGACATTTGGAGAAAGTCACGGTCTTGCTCTGGGATGTATCGTTGACGGATGCCCTCCGGGACTTGAGCTGACCGAAGCCGATTTACAGGGTGATCTTGACAGACGTCGCCCGGGAACTTCGCGTTACACCACGCAAAGACGTGAGCCGGACGAAGTCAAAATTTTGTCTGGGGTGTTTGAGGGAAAAACAACCGGAACCTCAATTGGACTATTGATCGAGAATACGGATCAACGTTCTAAAGATTATTCAGATATCAAAGATAAATTCCGTCCGGGACACGCTGATTATACTTATCATCAGAAGTACGGAATTCGGGATTATCGCGGCGGTGGCCGTTCTTCTGCCCGTGAAACTGCAATGCGGGTAGCTGCCGGAGCTGTGGCCAAAAAATACCTCCGTCAGGAATTCGGGATTGAAATTCGTGCTTATCTTGCGCAAATGGGAGATATCTCAATAGAGAAAGTCGATTGGGCTGAAATCGAAAATAATGCTTTTTTCTGTCCTGATGTCGACAAAGTCGAACAGTTTGATGCACTGATCCGTGATCTGAAAAAACAAGGCGATTCTATCGGAGCGAAGATTCAGGTGGTTGCTACTCAGGTTCCTGTCGGGTTGGGAGAGCCTGTTTTTGACCGTTTGGATGCCGATATTGCCCATGCATTGATGAGTATCAACGCGGTAAAAGGCGTTGAAATCGGAGATGGTTTTGCTGTCGTACAGCAAAAGGGAAGTCAGCATCGGGATACGTTGTCTCCTGATGGTTTTGGCAGTAATCATGCCGGTGGTGTGCTGGGCGGTATTTCAACCGGGCAGGATATTGTCGCCAATATTGCGTTGAAACCAACCTCAAGTATTACAGTTCCCGGAGATACCATCACCAAAGCAGGAGAAAAGACGCAACTGATTACTAAAGGGCGTCATGATCCGTGTGTCGGTATTCGTGCTGTTCCGATCGCGGAAGCGATGCTGGCGATTGTATTGATGGATCATTTGCTACGTCACCGTGGCCAGAATCAGAATGTGACGACGGAAACGCCGAAGATTTAA
- the fliP gene encoding flagellar type III secretion system pore protein FliP (The bacterial flagellar biogenesis protein FliP forms a type III secretion system (T3SS)-type pore required for flagellar assembly.): MTKHNIELLTTHLNKLALVGLVLCLGLFSDILWAAPAPGEVQPANSQVTQSITAQGFSNTSTVARSNQAGIPAITMTTNPDGSQDYSINLQILALMTMLGFLPALVILMTSFTRIVVVMSILRQAMGLQQTPSNQVIVGIALFLTFFIMSPVFHQINEKAIQPYLNEQINARQAFDQAQQPMRAFMLKQTRVKDLETFVNLSGSQATDPQDVEMTVLIPAFITSELKTAFQIGFMLFLPFLIIDLVVASVLMAMGMMMLSPMIVSLPFKLMLFVLVDGWNLILSTLAGSFAL; encoded by the coding sequence ATGACAAAACATAATATTGAATTACTGACGACTCATTTGAATAAACTAGCCCTTGTCGGGCTGGTTCTGTGTTTAGGATTATTCTCTGATATTCTATGGGCAGCCCCGGCTCCGGGAGAAGTTCAGCCAGCTAATAGTCAGGTCACACAGAGTATCACTGCGCAGGGTTTTTCAAACACTTCAACGGTTGCACGTTCGAATCAGGCGGGCATTCCGGCTATTACCATGACGACCAACCCTGACGGAAGTCAGGATTATTCGATTAATCTGCAAATTCTGGCGTTAATGACGATGCTCGGCTTCTTGCCGGCATTAGTTATTCTGATGACATCTTTTACCCGGATTGTGGTAGTGATGTCGATTCTGCGTCAGGCGATGGGATTGCAACAGACACCATCAAATCAAGTCATCGTCGGGATTGCTCTGTTTCTGACCTTCTTCATTATGTCTCCCGTATTCCATCAGATTAATGAAAAAGCAATTCAGCCATATCTGAACGAGCAGATTAATGCGAGGCAGGCATTTGATCAGGCTCAGCAACCGATGCGGGCTTTTATGCTGAAACAGACCCGGGTTAAAGATTTAGAGACTTTTGTGAATCTGTCCGGTTCTCAGGCGACGGATCCTCAGGATGTTGAAATGACGGTTCTGATTCCGGCTTTTATCACTTCTGAGCTGAAAACTGCATTTCAGATCGGCTTTATGCTGTTTTTACCTTTTTTGATCATTGACTTAGTTGTTGCCTCGGTACTGATGGCGATGGGGATGATGATGTTATCTCCGATGATTGTTTCTTTACCGTTTAAGTTGATGCTGTTTGTTCTGGTTGACGGATGGAATCTGATTCTGTCAACGCTGGCAGGCAGTTTTGCACTTTAG
- a CDS encoding elongation factor P hydroxylase: MDHQYQDLINIFNCTFSGRYNTRLVSGDDEPIYLPAGGPVSYHRIIFAHGFYASALHEIAHWCVAGPERRLLEDFGYWYEPDGRTREVQAAFELVEVRPQAYEWILSVSAGFPFSVSCDNLNGDFEPDRLQFMEKVHREVMQILREGLPERVGLLAEELRIFYQTEPLSPALFVVK; encoded by the coding sequence ATGGATCATCAGTATCAGGACTTAATCAACATTTTTAACTGTACCTTTTCCGGACGTTATAATACCCGTCTGGTCTCCGGCGATGATGAACCCATTTATCTGCCGGCTGGTGGCCCGGTTTCTTACCACCGGATTATTTTTGCCCACGGTTTTTATGCCTCGGCCCTGCATGAGATTGCTCACTGGTGTGTTGCCGGCCCTGAACGTCGTTTGCTGGAAGATTTTGGTTACTGGTATGAACCTGACGGGCGGACCCGTGAAGTTCAGGCTGCTTTTGAGCTGGTTGAAGTTCGTCCTCAGGCATATGAGTGGATTCTCTCGGTCAGCGCCGGTTTTCCTTTTTCTGTCAGTTGTGACAATCTGAATGGGGATTTTGAGCCGGATCGGTTGCAATTCATGGAGAAAGTTCATCGTGAGGTGATGCAGATCCTCAGAGAGGGACTGCCCGAACGGGTTGGGCTTCTCGCAGAGGAACTGCGGATTTTTTATCAGACTGAGCCGCTGTCTCCGGCGTTATTTGTTGTGAAGTAA
- the smrB gene encoding endonuclease SmrB, protein MSDHDPYQDDDSTLFKDAVQGVKKLRQDTIVRQPNRNTKQNLARRNIHDANDNEFYFSDEFVPHLEQEGPTRYARSDVSKYEVKRLRRGVYVPDVFLDMHGMTQKEAKRELGAMIAYCIKEGIHCACVQHGIGKHILKQKVPLWLAQHPDVMAFHQAPLEFGGDGALLILLSIPEK, encoded by the coding sequence ATGAGTGACCACGACCCATATCAGGATGATGACTCAACCTTATTCAAAGATGCAGTACAGGGCGTAAAAAAGTTGCGTCAGGATACCATAGTCCGGCAACCAAACAGAAATACCAAACAAAATTTAGCACGCCGAAACATTCATGACGCAAATGATAACGAATTTTATTTTTCCGATGAGTTTGTCCCTCACCTCGAGCAGGAAGGGCCAACACGCTACGCCCGCAGTGATGTTTCCAAATATGAAGTCAAACGTCTGCGCCGGGGCGTGTATGTTCCGGACGTATTTCTGGACATGCATGGAATGACTCAGAAAGAGGCGAAAAGAGAACTTGGAGCCATGATTGCGTACTGCATCAAAGAAGGCATCCACTGTGCCTGTGTTCAGCATGGTATCGGTAAACATATTCTGAAACAGAAAGTGCCTTTGTGGCTGGCTCAGCATCCTGATGTGATGGCATTCCATCAGGCACCACTGGAATTTGGCGGAGATGGAGCGCTGCTGATTCTGCTTTCCATCCCGGAGAAATAA
- a CDS encoding YfcL family protein, producing the protein MIIEFEEKMLALIDDGIEQASDDELFAGGYLRGHISLAAAACEDEGIADLAELKARIDASLENARSELTPSDRLIVQQLWEKLQSQTV; encoded by the coding sequence ATGATTATTGAATTTGAAGAAAAAATGCTGGCACTGATCGATGATGGCATTGAGCAGGCCTCTGACGATGAATTGTTTGCTGGTGGTTATCTACGGGGGCACATTTCTCTTGCTGCGGCAGCATGTGAAGATGAAGGGATTGCCGATTTAGCTGAACTGAAAGCCCGTATTGATGCCAGTCTGGAAAATGCACGCTCCGAACTGACGCCCTCGGATCGGCTGATTGTTCAACAACTCTGGGAAAAACTCCAGTCCCAGACGGTTTAA
- the flhB gene encoding flagellar biosynthesis protein FlhB, with the protein MAESDGQERTEEATPRRREQAKEKGQVARSKELASVSVLVVGAIALMWFGESLAKALYLSMGRLFTLSREEVFDLTKLFDILSGTLVSLILPLVLILVTLFVAALIGATGVGGISFSAEAARPKMSKLNPLSGLKRMFGLQSWVELLKSILKVSLVAGVAFSLIDSQKLDLFQLSLDVFPQNIYHALQILLNFVLLISCSLLIVVAIDIPFQIWQHANQLKMTKQEVKDEYKDTEGKPEVKGRIRMLQREAAQRRMMADVPQADVIVTNPEHFSVALRYKQNTDKAPVVVAKGIDHLALKIREVAREHDIEIVPAPPLARALYHTTELEQEIPDGLFIAVAQVLAYVFQLRQYRRRGGKRPKLNEEAMTIPTDMNY; encoded by the coding sequence TTGGCAGAGTCAGACGGACAAGAACGCACCGAAGAAGCCACACCCCGAAGGCGGGAGCAGGCGAAAGAGAAAGGTCAGGTTGCCCGCTCAAAGGAACTGGCCTCGGTGTCGGTGCTGGTGGTCGGTGCTATTGCGTTGATGTGGTTTGGTGAATCCTTAGCAAAAGCGCTGTATCTGTCGATGGGAAGATTGTTTACCCTGAGCCGGGAAGAAGTGTTCGACCTGACCAAATTGTTTGATATCTTGTCCGGTACGCTGGTTTCTCTGATTCTGCCACTGGTTCTGATTCTGGTGACGCTGTTTGTTGCTGCTTTGATTGGAGCAACCGGCGTAGGTGGTATTTCCTTTTCTGCTGAAGCTGCCCGCCCCAAAATGTCAAAGCTGAACCCATTAAGTGGACTGAAGCGGATGTTTGGCCTGCAAAGCTGGGTTGAACTGCTGAAATCTATTCTGAAAGTGTCTCTGGTTGCCGGGGTAGCATTCTCTTTAATCGACAGTCAGAAACTGGATTTATTCCAGCTAAGTCTGGATGTTTTTCCACAAAATATATATCACGCACTTCAGATTCTGCTCAATTTTGTCCTGTTGATTAGCTGTTCTTTGCTGATCGTTGTGGCGATAGATATTCCCTTCCAGATTTGGCAACACGCCAACCAGTTGAAAATGACCAAGCAGGAAGTGAAAGACGAATACAAAGATACGGAAGGTAAACCTGAAGTTAAAGGCCGGATCAGGATGCTGCAAAGGGAAGCAGCACAGAGACGGATGATGGCTGATGTTCCTCAGGCCGATGTGATTGTGACCAACCCGGAACATTTTTCTGTAGCACTGCGGTACAAGCAAAATACCGACAAAGCACCAGTAGTTGTGGCAAAAGGGATTGATCATCTTGCACTCAAAATCCGGGAAGTTGCCAGAGAGCATGATATTGAGATTGTTCCCGCACCACCATTGGCCCGAGCCCTTTATCATACCACTGAGCTGGAGCAGGAAATTCCGGATGGCTTGTTCATCGCCGTTGCTCAGGTACTGGCTTATGTTTTCCAGTTACGCCAGTACCGGCGGCGTGGTGGTAAACGGCCAAAGCTGAACGAAGAGGCGATGACCATTCCAACCGATATGAACTATTAG
- the fliQ gene encoding flagellar biosynthesis protein FliQ yields the protein MTPEAFVEIFRDALWIVLLMVSAIIVPSLLIGLVVAVFQAATSINEQTLSFLPRLIVTLLALMMFAHWMTRILMEFFYSMIDRLPQILH from the coding sequence ATGACACCAGAAGCTTTTGTTGAAATCTTTCGTGATGCTTTATGGATTGTATTACTGATGGTGTCGGCGATCATTGTTCCCAGCTTGCTCATCGGTTTAGTCGTTGCCGTTTTTCAGGCGGCAACATCGATCAACGAGCAGACACTCAGCTTCTTGCCCCGTTTAATCGTGACCTTACTGGCGTTAATGATGTTTGCTCACTGGATGACTCGGATCTTAATGGAGTTCTTCTATTCTATGATTGACCGTCTGCCTCAGATCCTCCATTGA
- the prmB gene encoding 50S ribosomal protein L3 N(5)-glutamine methyltransferase: MDKIFVDEAVSELHTLQDMVRWTVSRFNAAGLFYGHGTDNAWDEAVQLILPTLYLPIDVPSHVLSSRLTMSERTDIVERVIQRIKERKPVAYLTNKAWFCGLEFFVDERVLVPRSPIGELIENQFQPWLSESPTRIMDLCTGSGCIAIACAHVFPDAEVDAVDISADALAVAEINIQDHGLEQQVFPMRSDLFRDLPKEKYELIVSNPPYVDQEDMDSLPREFEHEPELGLAAGVDGLELVRRILANAPDYLTEQGILICEVGNSMVHMMEQYPEIPFTWLEFANGGHGVFMLTRQQLLECADQFADYLD; encoded by the coding sequence TTGGATAAGATTTTTGTCGATGAAGCGGTATCTGAGCTTCATACGCTTCAGGATATGGTTCGCTGGACAGTCAGTCGCTTCAATGCGGCTGGATTATTTTACGGTCATGGAACCGATAATGCCTGGGATGAAGCGGTTCAGTTGATTTTACCCACACTATATCTGCCGATTGATGTGCCTTCACATGTATTGAGTTCTCGTCTGACAATGAGTGAGAGAACAGATATTGTCGAACGGGTGATTCAGCGCATTAAAGAACGTAAACCTGTCGCCTATCTGACCAATAAAGCCTGGTTCTGTGGACTGGAGTTTTTTGTCGATGAGCGGGTATTGGTACCTCGTTCTCCAATCGGGGAGCTGATTGAGAATCAGTTTCAGCCCTGGTTGAGTGAAAGCCCGACCAGAATCATGGATCTCTGTACCGGCAGTGGCTGTATTGCAATCGCATGTGCGCATGTATTTCCGGATGCAGAAGTTGATGCGGTTGATATTTCCGCCGATGCTTTGGCTGTTGCTGAAATCAATATTCAGGACCACGGGCTGGAACAGCAGGTTTTTCCGATGCGTTCAGACCTCTTCCGGGATTTACCGAAAGAAAAGTATGAGCTAATCGTTTCTAATCCTCCTTACGTGGATCAGGAAGATATGGACTCATTGCCACGAGAATTTGAGCATGAACCTGAGTTAGGTCTGGCAGCCGGTGTTGATGGTCTGGAACTGGTACGCAGAATTCTTGCCAATGCACCGGACTATCTGACTGAGCAGGGAATTCTAATCTGTGAAGTTGGTAATTCAATGGTACATATGATGGAGCAGTATCCGGAAATTCCGTTTACCTGGCTGGAGTTTGCCAATGGCGGGCATGGGGTCTTTATGCTGACCCGGCAACAATTGCTTGAATGTGCGGATCAGTTTGCCGATTATCTGGATTAA
- a CDS encoding NADPH-dependent FMN reductase, with the protein MKIIAFGASTSSTSINKALATYAANLADNVEVQILDINDYTVPIFSEDLEKDIGHAEGAKAFLDDLAQADAYVISYAEHNGHYPAAYKNLFDWVSRIDRDIFKSKPAVYLATSPGAGGAQSVLAAATASAGFFGGNVKASISVPSFYDNFDMETGKVTNATIATEIQEAVATLLA; encoded by the coding sequence GTGAAAATTATTGCGTTTGGTGCGAGTACAAGTTCAACTTCAATCAATAAAGCATTGGCAACTTATGCGGCGAATCTGGCAGATAATGTCGAAGTTCAGATATTAGATATAAATGATTATACAGTGCCGATTTTTAGCGAAGATCTGGAAAAAGATATCGGCCATGCAGAAGGTGCAAAAGCTTTTCTGGATGATCTGGCACAGGCTGATGCATATGTCATTTCTTACGCTGAACACAATGGCCACTATCCGGCGGCTTATAAAAATCTGTTTGACTGGGTGAGCCGGATTGATCGGGATATCTTTAAGAGTAAACCTGCCGTTTATCTGGCAACGTCTCCCGGTGCAGGTGGTGCTCAGTCGGTATTGGCGGCGGCAACAGCTTCGGCCGGTTTCTTTGGCGGTAATGTAAAAGCATCGATTTCCGTTCCCAGCTTTTATGATAACTTCGATATGGAAACCGGTAAGGTAACCAACGCGACGATTGCGACTGAAATTCAGGAAGCTGTAGCCACACTACTGGCGTAA